The segment CTCGTCCTCGCAGACCGGAAGGCGTCGATGCAGCAGGGACAGCAAGTCCTCAAGCAGGACAGACTTTGGCCCTAACCGCTCCAGATCCCGCAAGAGATTCTGGAAGGCGAAATGGCACTTCAAGCGCTCGCCCAATGAACAGCGCCAGGCGACGTCGGACGCCTGTTCGGCGGAGCACGGTTGACCAAACCATAGAGGTACTTGTGCGGCCAGGTAAGCGTGCAAGTCACCATACTGCTCAGGCGCCAATACAGCCAGATCAGCAGGCTGCGGACACTGAGTAAACTCCACCAGCGCTTCGGCCAGGTAGTCCCCCACCGACTCGCGGTCCTCAGCGATCACCGCAGCGGCATCCAGGACCTCACCGAAGATGTCGCCTGCGAACGCCAGCAAGTCATCGGCGCCATCGTCACCCAGGGTTGCCGAGGTGCCCACACACACCAACTGTCCCGGCGGCGCATTGAGGCGCCCCTTCAGACGGCGAATCAGACAGGCCAGGTCGGTGCCCTGAGCACCGTCGAACGTGTGCAACTCGTCAACCACCAGATAGCGCAGAGTATCCGGTTGCTGCTGGGACCACAGCGGTGTATCTGCCGCACGGATCAGCAGGAAATCCAGCATCTTGTAGTTGGTCAGCAAGATGTCCGGCGGATTGGCACGCAACGCATCACGACCAGTGATGACCGAATAGCTGCCATCTTCAAGCTGAGTCACCGTTTGCGACTCAACAGCCGGCGCATCGCCAACGTACAAGCCGGCCCGCACCCCGGACAGGGCGGCGGTCTTGACGATCTCCTTGGCTACCCGGTTGGCCTGGTCACCGGCCAGTGCGTTCATCGGGTACAGGATGATCGCCTTGATGCCGGGCCGCCCCTCCGCACGCGCCTGTCGGCAATGCTCCAGAATCGGAAACAAAAAGCACTCGGTTTTGCCCGAGCCCGTGCCAGTGGCCACCAGCGTGGACTGGGCAGACTCACCTGAGAGCCGAGTAAACGCCTTGGCCTGGTGAGCATGTGGCACAAAGCCCGCCGGCAGCCAGGAATAAACCGGCACGCCACCGCCCTGATGCTTACGAAACGGAAGCGGTACTGTCAGATACGGCCCCTTGAAAACATTGCTGTGCTCCGTCAGGAAGCGTTCCAGCAGGCCCTCAAATCCAGGCGTGGTGGAGGGAAATGCAGTGCGCAGGAAGTCTGCGACGCCTTGGGTGATCTGCTGAGCGACGATTAGCGGCTGCATGCTTATTCAACGCCCTCAGCAAGTGGAGTCACGGCTAGGTCATAGCGACGATCAACTTCCGTCAGCATCTTTTGTCTTCGGTCCGCTACAAAGGCTGCTGGGTCGCCCCAAAGCTCATCATCTGGTTGAGGAATGAAGTCATAGGCGCCCCAATACTTACGTCCTTCGTCGCTGTTGAAAAACTCGCGCGGATGACGCTTACGCTTGTAATTGTTCACCTCAGCGGGCACAGGCTGGAAGTTCCAGATGACGTCGATTAGGTCCTGATACTCCTCGTCCCCTCCAGCCAAGGGGAAGATGTGATCAATCTGCGGCTTATCTTCATGGAACACATAGCTGCGATTCGGCCACACCACCTTGGCCACAAACCAGGGCTGTCCCAGGAGTTGGTACTCATGCAGCTCACCCGTACGGTTCTTCTGAATGGCAATTTTCCGGATAGCTTCCAGGGGAAAATCGTAGTTTCCCTTACCGGCCGAAATGGCTTCGCGGGCAAAAGCGTTAACCATCGTCTGAGTATTCCAATCGCATAGCTGCGATAGAATGAAGTATTGATGCAGCAGGCGAACCGAAGACTCGTCCCATGCGCGAACGCGCCACTCATTACCAGCCACCTTGAGCGCTGCAAAATAGGCCGCCATGGGCAGGACAGCAGCCCGCCGTGGAACGATGCTGGCATGATTAATTTGGAAAAGCCCGCGCAGATAGTCAGCAAATACAGCAACCAGCGCGTCACCATAGGTATCAATAGCAGCGTCGAATTCAGCAATCTCAGCCTTACTGAGGCGTTGCTCATCAATACGAATGGTCTTCTTGATCATAAGATGAAAGAACTGCAAAACCTCCTTGTACGAGAAGCTAATACCGCTCTTGGCCTTAATCCTTGCAGACAATGCCCAGAGCCGCTCCTCATAGTCTGAATACACCGCCTTGATCTTACCCAGCAATAGTTCAAGTTGTGTCAGCGAAATACCACCTGTATTGAGGCGTCGAAATACCTCATTTACCTGATCAGGTGTAGCGGCTTTTACAGGAAAGTAAGCAATTGATTTATGACCGGCCTCGACAAAAACACTCCACAAATCGTTGATATTCTTACGCACGAGCAGCTGCGTTGCCGTGTCACTGCCAGCCACAAGCAACGCGTCTTGCTCCGCCATAACCCTCTCCTCAATAGAATCGGGTCGGCAGCATAGCCAGTTCATATCCAGGTAACGAGGATGTGGCGAAATACCTGAATCCCGGAATAAGAAGCCCGTCTCGTCAGGCTCTGCCTTCTTGGCATCGAACAGAAGATCAAAATGCAGAATTCGACCATTGAAGCGATGGCGGAGTACTGAATAGAGCGTCTGCAGCCGCTGTTGGCCATCGTAAACGAGAGATTTCGGCATACCCCAGCGCCCTTCTGGAACCTGGTGGGCATAGTGATTTGGCATGTAGTCGCCAATAAACTCACGATAGGGCACTGGCTGGTTCGTTTCCCAAAGCACGATGGCTCCAATGGGGTAGCGCTTCAACAGAGAATCCAGCAGTAGGCAAACATACTCCTCCGATTCGTGTCTCGCGCCCCATACATACTGACGCTGTACCTGAGGCAAGAACCACCCATTGTTTGGCGCATTCAGCTTGTCGAGTGCCTCGCGCACAGAAATTCGTTCATATGACATGGTGTTGTACTTCTATCCCTAACAGACACCCGTTTTTAACGCTAGGCGATACTCGTGCAGCGCGAACCCCGGGAAGCTAAAAATCGCATCTTTGTGAATTCAATCTGGCAACGAAAGGGACACTGTGTCTTTGATTTGACACTTGATCAAATCACCACGCATATCCCAAAAATTTGAAGAAAATCGGCCCTGATTTACCGAGCCTCCGCTGCCATCGAACACCTCAATCACCGCATTCCACAAACTGGCCCTAGGGGACTCTTGCCCCGGGTCGAGGCACAGCAAGTGAGTCAGTTGGGTATGGCCGTCCTTCACTACTCCCTGATAGCCCACTACTAGCATCCAGTGTCCACCACCACCTTTCCACTCAACACCAACAAGAGGAATCTCTTCTATCTCGAAAGAATCACAGACCGTTTCAAAAACTTCACTCTTAGTGCCAACAACATGGAAGGCCTCTAAGCCCTTCCTCTTGTAAAAGTCTGTCAACCACAACAGGTCATTGCCATTCGTACCCTCATTGCTCCATACACCAAAAGCATATAGAGCATCGCGAAAGCG is part of the Pseudomonas lalkuanensis genome and harbors:
- a CDS encoding DUF262 domain-containing protein: MSYERISVREALDKLNAPNNGWFLPQVQRQYVWGARHESEEYVCLLLDSLLKRYPIGAIVLWETNQPVPYREFIGDYMPNHYAHQVPEGRWGMPKSLVYDGQQRLQTLYSVLRHRFNGRILHFDLLFDAKKAEPDETGFLFRDSGISPHPRYLDMNWLCCRPDSIEERVMAEQDALLVAGSDTATQLLVRKNINDLWSVFVEAGHKSIAYFPVKAATPDQVNEVFRRLNTGGISLTQLELLLGKIKAVYSDYEERLWALSARIKAKSGISFSYKEVLQFFHLMIKKTIRIDEQRLSKAEIAEFDAAIDTYGDALVAVFADYLRGLFQINHASIVPRRAAVLPMAAYFAALKVAGNEWRVRAWDESSVRLLHQYFILSQLCDWNTQTMVNAFAREAISAGKGNYDFPLEAIRKIAIQKNRTGELHEYQLLGQPWFVAKVVWPNRSYVFHEDKPQIDHIFPLAGGDEEYQDLIDVIWNFQPVPAEVNNYKRKRHPREFFNSDEGRKYWGAYDFIPQPDDELWGDPAAFVADRRQKMLTEVDRRYDLAVTPLAEGVE